One segment of Nostoc piscinale CENA21 DNA contains the following:
- a CDS encoding element excision factor XisH family protein, with product MTITIEIKYFLNSSEVRKFHIALGQTLTYRTVLKV from the coding sequence ATGACCATTACAATTGAGATTAAATATTTCCTTAATTCATCAGAGGTAAGAAAATTTCATATAGCTCTTGGTCAAACTCTAACCTATCGGACAGTGCTGAAAGTATAG
- a CDS encoding DinB family protein, with translation MHGTLNHLLLTDRVWLGRFATGTGYTFKALQNAKLVFELQSLGQILYADFIELHHERMETDQVIEKWLGELEPEMLLANLQYFNSTREIELKHSLWFGLTHFFNHQTHHRGQVTTLFSQLGRDYGITDFLAMYNFVKDTI, from the coding sequence ATTCATGGAACGCTGAATCATCTTCTTCTAACCGATCGAGTGTGGCTGGGAAGGTTTGCTACGGGAACTGGCTATACATTTAAGGCTTTGCAGAATGCGAAGCTTGTGTTTGAGTTACAGTCTTTGGGACAAATACTTTATGCTGACTTTATAGAGCTACATCATGAGCGAATGGAAACAGATCAAGTAATAGAAAAATGGCTGGGGGAACTTGAACCAGAGATGCTTTTAGCGAACTTGCAGTATTTTAATTCTACCCGCGAGATTGAGCTAAAGCATTCTCTATGGTTTGGATTGACTCATTTTTTTAATCACCAAACCCACCACCGTGGTCAAGTGACGACGCTTTTCTCCCAGCTTGGTCGAGATTATGGAATTACAGATTTTCTTGCTATGTATAACTTTGTAAAAGATACGATTTAA
- the wecB gene encoding non-hydrolyzing UDP-N-acetylglucosamine 2-epimerase: protein MTNKKRVGIILGTRPEAIKLAPVIQVFQQSPEFELQVILTGQHREMVEQVMQLFNLKADDDLEIMQPKQSLSDITCRSLRGLEELFQKSKPDLVIVQGDTTTAFAAALAAFYQKIPVGHVEAGLRTDNIYNPYPEEANRRLISQITQLHFAPTNLAVENLQRSGVLGEIHLTGNTVIDALLNVAASQPACNVPGLNWNEYRVLLSTVHRRENWGEPLQAIAQGFLQILDKFPDTALVLPLHRNPTVREPLQALLGQHPRVFLTEPLDYAELVGAIGRSHFLLTDSGGLQEEAPSLGKPVLVLRETTERPEAVTAGTAKLVGTESASILAAAAELLSNPAAYNAMANAINPFGDGHAAERILQIAENYLGVG, encoded by the coding sequence ATGACAAATAAAAAGCGAGTTGGCATTATCCTAGGTACACGCCCAGAGGCGATTAAACTAGCGCCTGTGATTCAGGTTTTCCAGCAATCTCCTGAATTTGAGTTGCAAGTAATTTTAACTGGACAGCACCGTGAAATGGTTGAGCAAGTGATGCAACTGTTTAACCTGAAAGCCGATGATGACTTAGAGATTATGCAGCCGAAACAATCTTTAAGTGATATTACTTGCCGCAGCTTGCGCGGACTAGAAGAGTTATTTCAAAAAAGTAAACCAGATTTGGTTATCGTCCAAGGAGATACAACCACAGCTTTTGCCGCAGCTTTAGCAGCTTTTTATCAAAAAATTCCTGTGGGTCATGTTGAAGCAGGGTTAAGAACAGATAATATTTACAATCCTTATCCAGAGGAAGCGAATCGACGGTTAATTTCCCAAATTACCCAACTGCATTTTGCACCAACAAATTTGGCGGTGGAGAATTTACAACGTTCTGGGGTGTTGGGCGAAATTCACTTGACGGGGAATACTGTGATTGATGCACTGTTGAATGTGGCGGCGAGTCAACCAGCTTGTAATGTTCCGGGGTTGAACTGGAATGAATATCGCGTGTTGCTATCAACAGTTCACCGCCGGGAAAATTGGGGAGAACCATTACAAGCGATCGCTCAAGGTTTTCTGCAAATATTAGATAAGTTTCCTGATACTGCTTTGGTGTTACCTCTTCACCGCAACCCGACAGTTAGGGAACCATTGCAAGCATTATTAGGGCAACATCCGCGAGTATTTTTGACCGAACCTTTAGATTATGCCGAATTAGTGGGGGCAATTGGGCGATCGCATTTTTTATTAACTGATTCTGGTGGTTTGCAAGAAGAAGCACCCAGTTTAGGTAAACCAGTATTAGTTTTGCGAGAAACAACAGAACGTCCTGAAGCAGTAACGGCGGGTACAGCTAAGTTAGTGGGAACTGAAAGCGCGAGTATTTTGGCGGCGGCGGCTGAGTTGCTGAGTAATCCTGCTGCATATAATGCAATGGCTAATGCTATTAACCCTTTCGGTGATGGTCATGCAGCCGAGCGAATTTTGCAAATTGCCGAGAATTATTTAGGAGTGGGTTGA